The segment CGGCTGGACCATTATACGGCGTCATCTGATTCGGCACATTTTATCGCCCTTGGCCATTCTGGTTGCAGGGGATATCGGAAGAACCATTTTGCTCCTGTCGGCGCTGTCCTATCTGGGGTTGGGTGCACAGCCTCCTTCTCCGGAGTGGGGGGCGATGCTGAATGACGGACGCTCGTATTTCCAGGCCGCTCCCGAGTTAATGCTGTATCCCGGACTATGCATATTATTTGTCGTCCTGGCTTGCAATATGGCAAGCGACGGCTTGAGGGACCTGCTTGATGTGCGGGCAAACAGCAGGGTGAACGAAATTTGAAGGTGAGGTGATTGCAGTATGCAGAAGACGAAGGAGAAGAACAGCCGCTTGCCGCATACGGATGCGGGCAGAAATCGGTTGAGAGCTCGCGAGGAAGCGCCGCCGGTTCTTCGCGTCGAACAATTGCAGGTTGCGGTTTCAGAACAGAATCAGAGCAGGCTGCTTGTCCAGAATATTTCATTTTCCATTCGCCAGGGCGAGATGCTGGCGATTGTCGGTGAAAGCGGCAGCGGAAAAAGCGTAACAGCAGCGGCAATTGGGGGATTGCTGCCCAAGTCGCTTCGCTCCTCCGGGCAAATCTGGCTGCATAACCGGAGCTTGCATGAATGGCATGCTGATGACCGCAAGCGCTTACGCGGCCAAGAAATCGGGTGGGTATTCCAAAACTACAAAGGAAGCTTTACACCGTTTATGAGAATAGGGACGCAGCTCATGGAACTGGTGCGCACCCATGAACGGCTGAGCAAAAAGGAGGCCAAGGCGCGTGTCTTCGATTGGCTTGAGAAGGTCGGCCTCCCCCCGAAGCGCGTGTATGAGAGCTACCCGTTTCAACTCAGCGGGGGACAGTGCCAGCGGGTAGCATTGGCCGCAGCCTTAATGCCTGGGCCTTCCTTGTTAATTGCCGACGAACCGACGACTGCGCTGGACGTATTGACGGGAGAGCGGGTCATGGACTTGATTGCGGCGCTCCAATCCGCCACTGGATGCGCAGTATTATTTATTACCCATGATCTTAGGCATGTTTGGCGGAGGGCCGACCGGGTTGCGGTGATGAAAAACGGAGAAATGATCGAGTCAGGCTTGGCATCCCAGCTTCTCATCCGACCAGCGCATCCCTATACGCGCAATTTGCTGGCTGCTTCTCCGCGGCTTGCGGCGCCAGGCAAACCGGATGCTGTATTCCCTGCCGCCGCTTACAGGGAGGAGAGCTTGTATGTCTGAGTGTCTCAAGGTGAGTCATCTGTCGAAGCGTTATGCCAGGGGCAGGAACGATGTGGCTGCAGTTGATCGCGTGTCATTTGTGATCAGGTCGGGCGAATGCGTCGGCCTGGTCGGTGAAAGCGGCAGTGGCAAAAGCACCTTGGTCAGACTGCTCTTGGCACTCGAATCTCCGGACCATGGCGAAGTGATCTTCCAAGGAAGGCCCTTAATGCGGACGAACCGGCGAGAGCTGCGCCGGCTTCGGCAGCATATTCAAGTTGTATTTCAGGATTCCACAGCTTCACTCAATGACCGTCTGCCGGTATGGCGCTCTGTGCTCGAGCCGTTGGACAATTATGTTCATGTCCAACCTCCTTTTTTTCACGGAGCGCGCTTGTCCAGAAGAGAGAAGGCGGAACGGCTGTTGAGTATGGTAGGGCTGACAGCCGAACACATGGATAGTTATCCGCACGAGCTGAGCGGGGGACAAAGACAGCGAGTCTGCATTGCACGCGGCATTAGCCTCTGTCCACAACTGCTGATATGCGATGAGCCTACCTCCAGTCTGGACGTCACGACCCAATGTCAAATTCTGCATTTACTCCAAGTCTTGCAACGGCAATTGAACATGTCCGTTCTGTTTATTTCTCATGATCTTGCTGCTGTGGTTCAGCTCTGCCATCGCCTGCTTGTCATGCGTCAGGGACGAATTGTGGATGAATTTGCAGCGGACGAGCTGTGGCTGGATGAGCGCCACCCCTATACGAAGGTTCTGATATCCGCTTCCCAATAGCGGAAAGAAAACTGAATCCCGGTAGCATGGAGGAAAAAGATGAAAAATGGCATTGGGTTCGCTCTGCTCTCAACGTTTGTCTTCAGTGCGATGAATGCGCTTGTCAAAGAGGCCAGCGCCACTATTCCCGCCGCGGAGATCGCTTTTTTTCGAGGGCTGATCGGCACGATTCTGATTTTGTTCTTTATGCAGCGAAGTCGAATTTCCTTCTCCAGGAACGGCGTGCCGATGCTCTTCTTCAGAGGCGCAATGGGAGGATTTTATATGCTGGCCTTTTTTTATACTGTGGCATATATGCCTCTCGTCGATGCAAGCATTTTGGCTCAGACGTCGCCTGTATTTGTTGTATTGTTGTCCGCTATTGTGCTGAAGGAGAGGCTTAGCGACAAAGCGAAGCTGTTTGTGCCGGTCATCCTTGCGGGCGCGATGCTCGTCATCAACCCCTTCCAGTATTCCAGCTTTTCCTGGGTGGCGCTTGTGGGACTATCCGGTGCATTGTTTGCCGCATCAGCCAGCTTGTCCATCCGTTACTTAAGCAGAACGCATCCCGCTTATGAGATCGTTTTTTATTTTGTAGCAACCTCAACAATTGTGGCTGTGCCGTTTATGTGGAACGAATTCGTTGTTCCGGATGTCAGGGGGGCTCTTTTGCTTTTGGCTATTGGTGTAGTTTCGCTGCTGGGGCAATTGTTTCTGACCAAAGCCTTCACGCATGAACATGCGGCGGTTGTGCAAGTTGTCAGTTATGCGGGGCTGATCATGAACGCCCTCTTTGGCTTTATCTTTTGGCAGGAGGTTCCAGGCTGGCTCGCCGTGGCAGGCGGGAGTCTGATTGTTTTAGGCTGCATAGGGTTGTCGACGGCCAGAAAAACCGGCCGGATCAAAGAGAGGGGACTCGAATCCTAGAAGGGGGAAAAGGATGAGGCAAGACCGATATTACGATGTGTGGTGGCGCGAGGGCGATCAGAGCATGGAGGACTCGCACCTGAAGCATTGGAAATGGATTCTTGAACATATCCCGGAAACCGATTTGCAGGCATGCAGCGTGCTGGATTTCGGTTGCAATCAGGGAGGCTTTTTGCGCCTGCTTTACGAGCAGCGGCCATTCAAGGAGGCGGTTGGTACAGACTTGGCCAGGCAATCCATTGAAGTGGCCAACCAAAGAAAGGGGAGCTTGCCGATCTCCTACGAAGTGACTTCCGATCCGGATCAGTGGGAGAGCCGATTCGATCTGGCATTTAGCCTCGCGGTTCTTTACTTATTGGATGACCTTGGGGAACATGCGCGGAAGATGAAGGCTTGTTTGAAGCCTGGCGGCGTATACTATGCGACTTATGCGGATTATCCGAACAATCCAAGCTTTCCGCTAATCCGGCAGAACATTAATCAGAATTCGGCACTGCCATTGCAGGAGCATTCGCTGGATGCCATCGCAGACGCATTTTTCAAAGAGGGCTTTCAGGTCGAAATACGACGAATGATTCCGTCCGGCTTTGTCGCACTGAGCCCGGACAAGAGCTGGTATCAATGTATCGCCGACAAACTGCTGTATACATACGAGCAGGCTTATATTTTTCGATTGATTGCGCCTGCAGCAAGATGAGCGCATCTTTAATGATGCTGTAAAAAAGACAATCCCGGGAGTCCAAGACTGCCCGGGATTTCATCGTGTAGGGCTTTTATACGAGCCATACACGGCTAATGATAACCAGAAGAATGAACAACACGAGGATAGTGCCCGTAGTGGTGTAACCGTAGCCTGCTGCTGCACCCATGTGACATCCTCCTTTCCACTTTGGATACTATACCCTATGTCTTTCGCGGATGAACGGTATAGACATCCGTCTTGGCACAGAGAGATTGGGCGCTTCCGTCATGGTCACACAGTGGGCTGAGGAGCGAGTGGTCCGCAGTCTGAGGACAACCTAGACCAAGGTCCAGTCGCAATTACCGACGGCGGTCCGTTTTGACGAAATGCCGGATCGTCTACAATAAAGTCAAGGAAAGCGAACAAGAACATTAAAGGCGGTGAAACAAATGGAACTCTCCAAAAGAAACATATGGGCATTGATTCTGATCGGATTGGGACTTCTGATTATACTGAATCGCTTTGGCTTGGGACTTGGTCCTCTGATGGGCTGGATTATTCCGTTAGCGCTAATCGGTTTGGGGTATATCGGGATCAAGAACAACCGGAGCTTCTTCGGATGGGTGCTGCTGATTATCGGTTTGATCAGCCTGCTGGGCAAATTTGCAGGTCTGATGGGCTTGATTATCGCGGTCGCATTGATCTGGTACGGCATTTCGATTCTGAGAAAAGGCGGTAGAGCCTACTAGTCCAAACGAAATAGATGAAACCTTAAGGGAGGAAAAGGATAGATGAGTGTGATGAAACGTGTACGGGATATCTCAGTTGCCACATTGAATGACAGGCTGGAAAAATCGCAAGACCCGGTGCGGATGATCGACGAGTTCTTGTACAATCAGCGTCAGCATATTCAAGAGACAGAGAAGCTCATTCAGCAATGCGCCCAGCATGCCGCATCCATGAGGCAGCAGGCACTCAGCGCGGAGCAAACGGCGGAGAAGCGGGCCGAGCAGGCCAAGCTCGCGCTGAAAGCTGGCGAAGAGCATGTGGCCAGAATGGCCTTGCAGGACAAAATTGCGAACGAGGAAAAAGCGGAACAGTTCAGACAGCTCTACGAACAAGCACAGCATTCCTTGCTGGAGCTTGAGGAGCAGATGCACCAGCTGCGAAGCGACTATCAGGAAGTGGTCGGCAAGCGCCAATATTATGCGGCTCGTCTGGAATCGGTTCGGCTTCGGCAGCGGATGAATGAACGAATGTCCGCAGGAGGCGGGTTGAGCGGCAACGTGTTCCAGCGTCTGGAGGAGAAGATCTCCGATCTGGAGTTGGAAAGCCGGTCCCTCCATGACCTGAGGCAAGCCGGGCGGGAAGCGCTGTATCGCGCAGGCAGCCAGACTCAAGCATTGCTGGAGAAAGAGCTGGCCCGCTTGAAGCAAAAACTGCAGGAAGGGGAGCGATAAGCATGATGAAGTTGTATCGGTCGCAGCGGGATAAGAAACTGTTCGGTCTATGCGGCGGCATTGCTGAAGCGCTGAATGTAGATTCGACATTGCTGCGGCTGGTGACTGTAGTGACCGCTGTATTTTCGGCAGGGACTGTCATTTTGCTATACGTATTGGCTTGTCTGGTTGTGCCGAAAGAACCTGTGAGCGACATGGGCTTTGGCCACAATGCAGCATACCCCGGTTCCGGTTACAACGGGCACTATCCCCCGTCGGGACGGCCTGCTTCCAACCAGTATGCCGCTCCTGCGGAAGAGCCGGGTTTGGACGAAATGATGAAGGATATTGAGAAGAAAGCCATGTGGAAAGAAATCGAAGAACTTCGGGCCAAGTTGGCCAAATACGAGAAGGGAGACGTGTAAACAATGGGAGTATTCAAACGGATTGGCGACATGACGAAAGCAACGATTCATGAGGTATTGGACAAAGTAGAAGATCCGATTGTCATGCTGAATCAATATTTGCGCGATATGGAAGAGGAAATTGCCAAGGCTGAAGTGACCGTCGCGAAGCAGATCGCGAACGAGCGCAAGCTGAAGCAGCGCTTGGATGAGGCTGTACGCGCCGCAGCGCAGCTGGAGCAGCAAGCGCTGGAGCATGTGCAGGCAGGCAACGACGAGCTGGCCAAGCGGGCATTGGAAGAGAAGCTGGCTGCCGACAAGAAAGCATCGGATTATGCAGAGATGCATCACTCCTCCAAGACGAACGCAGATGAACTGACGAAGCAGCTTCACGAAATGAAGGATGAGTTTTATCAAATGCGGAACAAGCGCAACGAGCTTGTCTCGCGAGCACAGGTAGCCAAAGCGAAAAAACAGATCGCCCAGGTTTCGCTGAGCCAGTCGATCGAATCCGGACATGCATCGCGCGGATTCCATCGGATCGAGGAGAAAATCATGCAACTCGAAGCAGAGGCGGAAGTGGCCCGCACGCCTTATCGCGCGGAGCTTTATAAGGAAGGGACGCTGCGCCCGGAACTTGGCGCCAAGGTAGATGTGCAGCTGCAGGAGCTGAAGCAGAGAGTAGCGGGCGTCAAGCTAGACGCAACCGCACCAACGGCTGCGGCGGATGTAAAGTCTGAAACAGAAGTAAAATAATCATCTTTCCAGCTCTTTTCAGCTGTGATATTCTTAGAAGGGATAAGCCATAAAGCGGCATCCGCCGCTTTTATGGCTTTTGCTGGTCTTAGAAGGAGGTGGAGACGACGTGGAAAATCGAAAACGAAATACAGCACTTGTGTTGATTGTGGCAGGCGCTTTTTTGCTGCTAGGGCAAATGATCGGATTTTTCACCGTTTCCGCCTTGATCATATTGTGGTTGGGCGTGCATAAGCTGCGTCATGGCGAAGAACGGTCAGGATATCTGCTCATTGCCCTGAGCGCCGTGATGCTGCTTAGCTCCCATTTTTCCCTAATTCTTGCCATCATCTTGATTTCACTCGGCTTCTTCTATATTCGTTCGAGACAAATCCAACCGAGCGAGTTTTACGTTCAGAAGCAGAACATCCTGCAAAGCTTGAAATGGAATAAAGATCCGTGGATTTTGCGAAGCATGAGTGTATGGTCGGTCATAGGCGAAATTCATATCGATTTGTCGCTCGCGCTGCTGGAGGAAAATGAGGCAGTCATGGTCATGCAGGGTGTGATCGGGGACATTGATATTATAGTTCCGGAGGATTTGGGCGTAATTGTGCAGTCTACGGTTGTCTTTGGCCAAACGAACATTGGCGATGAACGCGAAGCCGGATTAATGAACAAAATATACTGGAAGTCGCCGCAGTATGAGCAGTGCGAATACAAAGTGAAGTTTGTCCTCTCCTATATCGTAGGAGATGTGGATGTTAAGGTGATGTAGGAAGGAGGGATGCGCGATGAGTCGGGATACCCGAAAGCTGACGAATATGATTTGGCGAAGCATGGGTGAATTTATGATCCTGGGCATCGTCCTGCTAGGCATCGTTCTGTATCTGCTGTACACCTACCAGTACTTAAAACCATTCGTCTCTTGGGCTTCGGCCATCCAGCATACCTCCATGCTGATAGGCATTACACTCCTTCTGGCCGGCGGTTATGGCTTCTGGTACAGCAGCAAGATAAAGCGCAGGCTGGAGCAGCTGCACGATTCCATGCTTTGGCTTGAGAAGGGGAACCTTTCGCGGAGCGTGCCGGACTTGGGCGAGGATGAAATCGGCCGCCTGGGCGAGCAGCTCAACCGTATTACCCGCAAGTGGGAAGAGCAGGTCGATTCCTTGCAGCGGCTGTCTACCAACAATGCGCAGTTGACCGAACAAGTTCGCTTTTCTGCTGTGACCGAAGAACGCCAGCGTCTGGCTCGGGAGCTTCATGACGCCGTCAGCCAGCAGCTATTCGCCATTTCGATGACGGCAACGGCCTTGGGTCGGACGCTGGAGAAGGACTTCGACAAGGCGAAACGGCAAGTGTCCCTGATTGAAGAAATGGCCTCGGTGGCGCAATCGGAAATGCGCGCTCTCCTTTTGCATCTGCGTCCGGTGCATCTGGAGGGCAAGCGGCTGTCGCAAGGCCTGAAGGAGCTGCTTCTGGAACTGAAGGCGAAGGTGCCAATTGACATCGCGTTCGACATGGACGAGTCCATCCAGTTGAGCAAGGGCATCGAGGATCATTTGTTTCGCATCGTGCAGGAGGCGCTCTCCAATACGCTTCGCCATTCCAAAGCGGATAAATTGGAAGTGCGGCTGAACCAGCGAAACGAAACCGTCCGTTTATCCGTAAAGGATAATGGAGTCGGCTTCGACCTGGATCAGCAGAAGCATACGTCCTATGGTCTCGTCTCGATGAAGGAACGGGTCATTGAGATTGGCGGCGATTTGAATATTATTACTGCGCCCGGCAAAGGCACGCGTATCGACATACGTGTCCCCTTGGTGCAGAAGATTGCAGAAGAAGGTGGAACGGATGAACGCGGAAAAAGCGATCAAAGTGCTGCTGGTGGATGATCACGAGATGGTGCGTATCGGACTGGCCGCCGTGCTCAGTACAGAAGACGGCATTGAAGTGGTAGGAGAAGCAAGCAACGGCCTGGATGGCATCAAGCTGGCCCAGCAGTACAAGCCGGATGTGGTGCTGATGGATCTCGTGATGGAGGGCATGGACGGAATCGAGACGACGAAGCGGCTGCTTCAGGCTGAGCCGCAGATTAAGGTCATTGTCTTGACCAGCTTCCTGGATGACGAGAAAATATACCCTGTCATCGAAGCAGGCGCATTTAGTTATTTGCTGAAAACCTCGCGCGCACAGGAGATAGCGCAGGCGATCCGTGCTGCCGTGAACGGTCAGCCGACCTTGGAATCTCAGGTCGCCACCAAGATTATGAATCGTTTCCGTCAGCCGAAGCCGGAGAAGCTGCCTCACGAGGAGCTGACCGAGCGCGAGATGGAGGTGCTGAAGCTGATTGCCAGCGGCAAGAGCAATCAGGATGTGGCGGATGAACTGTTCATCGGCATCAAGACGGTCAAGTTCCATGTGACCAACATATTGGCCAAGCTTGGTGTGGAGGATCGCACGCAGGCCGCCATTTATGCTTACAAGCACGGACTTGCCGACTCGTAAACGCAACCCAGCGGGGCGGAGTCGGGCCCCGCAATAGGAATCGGACGATTTTGCCAAACACCGCATTTCGGGGTAAGGTATAAATCTATTCCAAACTGGCCAGCCTGTTTACTAGATTGATAGATTCGGATGAACAGGAGCGATCATGATTATGAATGGGCATGGCGTATGGAGTAAATATGGCAGAGGGATGGTTGCGGCTCTGGCGATTGTGATAGCGGCAGTCATTGTCAAGGATGCGACAGGTCAAGCGAAAGCTGGAGAGAGCTTGCAGGATCGGGCGGAATTGCTGGTTGTACTGGCGGAACAAGTGCTGGAGGGCGAAATCACCTATGCGTTGGCCTATGAGACAAAGGTTGCCCTGCAGGACGGACAGAGCGCAGAAGGCGTTGAGCAGCAGCTGCGCGCAGTTGCAGGAGAGGAAACGGCAAGCGACATCATCGTCACAAGTATGCCGAAAGCAGCGCATCTGTTCATTCGGCTGTACGGCGCAGATGCCGGTCAGCTGCTGAGCAAGGCGCTGGAGATGGAGCGCGTCCTTGCATCATCCGGCTGGCTGGACAGTGAATGGCAGATTCGAGCGGACGGCAAAGCTCACGCGCAAACAACTGAGGCGATGGAAGCCGGCAATCTGCAGCAAGCCGCTGAAGGGCTTGGCAACAGCCGGACGATTGATCAGTACCGGGACGAACAGTCCATCATTACCCGCTATTTCGCCGAAGGATTGGGTCGGGGCGTTGTTTCCGGCGGTGACGCAGGTAATTTGCAAATCGCCCTCCATCGGCATTCCGAGTCGGGACAGTGGACTGCCGCGCTGGCTACTCCTATGCTGACAGGCGAATTCTAGGCGCAAATTCCGAATATCATCAACAAGAAAACCGCCGGTTGTTGAATCGGCGGTTTTAGATATGCTACACTTCAAACAGAAGGAAACTGCTATCATGCATGCGGTTTAAATACATAGAGAAAGAAGTTGAGTCTTGATGGAACAGAATCAAACCAAGCCACTGGAGGGAACCCTTCTATTCATATTCGGAGCGACAGGAGATTTGGCCAAGCGCAAGCTGTACCCGGCTATATACAGCTTGTATCGCGAGGGCAAGCTTTCGGACAAGTTCGCCGTCATCGGGTTGGCGAGACGTCCGAAGACGAACGACCAATTCCGTGAGGACGTGAAGCAGTCGATTGCCGAATTCTCCCGCTATCCCAATGACGAGGACAGCGATTGGCCGGCCTTTGCCGCGCATTTTGAATATATGTCGCTCAATACGAATGATGTCGAGGGCTTTCGCGAGCTGGAGAAGACAGCGGTTGGACTGGAGGCTGAATTCGGCCTGTCGGGAAACCGCTTGTTCTATTTGGCGCTGGCTCCGGAGCTGTTCGGACAAGTTGCCCATCATCTGCGTGACGGCGGGCTGTTGGCCGGCAACGGCTGGAAGCGGGTTGTCATTGAGAAGCCGTTCGGGTATGATTTAAAGTCGGCCCTGGCCTTGAACGAAGAAATTCGCAACGTGTTCGAGGAGAAGGATATTTACCGCATCGACCATTATCTGGGCAAGGAGATGATCCAGAATATCGAGGTCATTCGCTTCGCCAACGCCTTCTTCGAGCCCTTGTGGAATCGGCACCATATTGCCAACATCCAAATTACTTCAAGCGAGACGGTCGGCGTAGAGGATCGGGGCGGATATTACGATAATTCCGGGGCGTTGCGGGACATGGTCCAAAACCATATGCTGCAAATGATCGCCATGATGGCAATGGAGCCGCCAAGCCGCAATGTGTCCGAGGATATTCGCGACGAAAAAGCGAAAGTGCTTCGCTCGCTTCGCCTCTACGGTTCCCATGAAGAGGTAGCGCAGCATGTGATCCGCGGACAATACGGTTCGGGTGCAGTGAAAGGCAAGAACGTGCCGGCTTATCGCGACGAAGAATCGGTCAATCCGGCATCCACAACTGAGACTTTCGTTGCTGCCAAGGTGATGGTGGACAATAACAGATGGGCAGGCGTACCGTTTTATATCCGAACAGGCAAGCGGATGCCGGTGAAGTCTACGGAAATTGTGGTTGAATTCAAGGGTGTGCCCAGCGCTACGCATAAGGCACAGCAGCATGCGCTTGAACCGAATCTGCTTGTGTTCCGGGTGAATCCTATGGAAGGCATCTACATCAAGATCAACGCGAAGAAGCCGGGAACAGACGGCGTGCTTGTACCAGTGGCAATGGATTTCTGCCAAAGCTGCCAAGTGGGCTGGAATACGCCGGAAGCGTATGAACGCTTGCTCCATGATGCCATTCGCGGGGATTCGACTTATTTCACGAGGTGGGATGAGGTTTCCCACGCGTGGGCGTTCACAGACCGGATTGCGGAAGCCTGGAGCCATGACGAGCAGCCGCTTCATACGTATGAAGCCGGTTCCTGGGGGCCTGACGCAGCCCATGGCTTGCTCGCTCGCGACGGGTTCAAATGGTGGCCGGTGAACGGCCAGGACGAAAGCGACGTCGTCTGGGTCACCAACCGTTCGGAGTAACGGCGCACATCCAGGAGAGAAGGGAAAGGAATACACGCATGACAACGAAGCTGGATCAGGAATTATCCCAAGAGGTAAGCAGGCGGCGGACGTTCGCCATTATCTCTCACCCGGATGCGGGGAAAACAACCCTCACGGAGAAGCTTCTGCTGTATGGCGGAGCAATCCGGGAGGCTGGGTCGGTCAAGAGCCGCAAGGCCGCCAAATTTGCAACATCCGACTGGATGGAAATTGAGAAACAGCGCGGCATCTCTGTTACATCGAGCGTGCTGCAGTTCGACTATAAGGGGCATCGCATCAATATTCTGGATACGCCTGGTCACCAGGATTTCAGTGAAGATACGTATCGCACCTTAACCGCGGCGGACAGCGCGGTCATGATTATTGATTCGGCCAAAGGCGTGGAGGCGCAGACGAAAAAGCTGTTTCAAGTGTGCAGCGCCCGGGGCATTCCCATCTTCACCTTCATCAACAAGCTGGACCGGGAAGGACGTGATCCGTTCGAGCTGCTGGAGGAAATCGAGCAGGTGCTTGGCATACGCTCCCACCCTATGAATTGGCCGATAGGCATGGGTCGTTCGCTCTGCGGCATTTATGACCGGCATAAGACGCAGGTGGAATTGTTCGACGAGGACGATCATGACAGGATCGATTTGCGGCCGGTCAGCGGTTACGATGACGAAGTGATTATGAAGATGGCGGGCGAGTCGCAATTCAAGCAGCTCGGGGAAGAGATGGAGCTGCTCGATGTTGCGGGCGACCCGTTCGATATGGAGAAGGTGGCGAAGGGAGAGCTCACACCAGTGTTCTTCGGCAGCGCCATCAATAATTTCGGGGTTCAGACCTTCCTGGAAAACTTCCTGACGCTGGCTCCCGCTCCCACTCCGAGAAAAAGCGACAAGGGTGATGTGACGCCAACGGACAGCAATTTCTCCGGCTATGTGTTCAAGATTCAGGCGAATATGAATCCTGCACACCGTGATCGGATTGCGTTCCTGCGGATTGTTTCCGGGAAATTCGACCGCGGGATGTCGGTCCGCCATGTGCGCGTTGGCAAGGATATCAAGCTTTCCCAGCCGCAGCAATTTCTTGCGCAGGATCGGGACATCGTGCAATCGGCCTATCCCGGCGATATTGTAGGGCTATTCGACCCCGGCATTTTTCGGATTGGCGACACGCTGTCGGGCAAGGGTGAATTTCGCTTTGACGAGCTGCCAACCTTTTCGCCGGAATTGTTCAGCAAGGTTACGGTGAAGAATGCCCTGAAGCACAAGCAGTACCAGAAGGGACTCGACCAGCTGGCTGAGGAAGGGACCATTCAGGTGTTCACCTCGGTGGGCTTCGAGGATATCATTCTCGGTGTTGTGGGCCAGCTGCAGTTCGAGGTATTCGATTATCGCATGAAGCACGAATACGGTGTGGATATTCAAATGAGCCGCATGAACTACCAATTTGCCAGATGGATTGTCGGCGAGCGGATTGACCCCGGGAAATTCCGCATTAATTCCTTGTTGGTGAAGGACAGCCACGGTCAATATGTAGCCCTGTTCGAGAATGAATATGCGATGCGCACCGCCATGGAAAAGATGCCGGAAATTCAGTTTTTCGCAACCGCTCCGTAGCGG is part of the Xylanibacillus composti genome and harbors:
- a CDS encoding response regulator; protein product: MNAEKAIKVLLVDDHEMVRIGLAAVLSTEDGIEVVGEASNGLDGIKLAQQYKPDVVLMDLVMEGMDGIETTKRLLQAEPQIKVIVLTSFLDDEKIYPVIEAGAFSYLLKTSRAQEIAQAIRAAVNGQPTLESQVATKIMNRFRQPKPEKLPHEELTEREMEVLKLIASGKSNQDVADELFIGIKTVKFHVTNILAKLGVEDRTQAAIYAYKHGLADS
- the zwf gene encoding glucose-6-phosphate dehydrogenase, which encodes MEQNQTKPLEGTLLFIFGATGDLAKRKLYPAIYSLYREGKLSDKFAVIGLARRPKTNDQFREDVKQSIAEFSRYPNDEDSDWPAFAAHFEYMSLNTNDVEGFRELEKTAVGLEAEFGLSGNRLFYLALAPELFGQVAHHLRDGGLLAGNGWKRVVIEKPFGYDLKSALALNEEIRNVFEEKDIYRIDHYLGKEMIQNIEVIRFANAFFEPLWNRHHIANIQITSSETVGVEDRGGYYDNSGALRDMVQNHMLQMIAMMAMEPPSRNVSEDIRDEKAKVLRSLRLYGSHEEVAQHVIRGQYGSGAVKGKNVPAYRDEESVNPASTTETFVAAKVMVDNNRWAGVPFYIRTGKRMPVKSTEIVVEFKGVPSATHKAQQHALEPNLLVFRVNPMEGIYIKINAKKPGTDGVLVPVAMDFCQSCQVGWNTPEAYERLLHDAIRGDSTYFTRWDEVSHAWAFTDRIAEAWSHDEQPLHTYEAGSWGPDAAHGLLARDGFKWWPVNGQDESDVVWVTNRSE
- a CDS encoding peptide chain release factor 3, with the translated sequence MTTKLDQELSQEVSRRRTFAIISHPDAGKTTLTEKLLLYGGAIREAGSVKSRKAAKFATSDWMEIEKQRGISVTSSVLQFDYKGHRINILDTPGHQDFSEDTYRTLTAADSAVMIIDSAKGVEAQTKKLFQVCSARGIPIFTFINKLDREGRDPFELLEEIEQVLGIRSHPMNWPIGMGRSLCGIYDRHKTQVELFDEDDHDRIDLRPVSGYDDEVIMKMAGESQFKQLGEEMELLDVAGDPFDMEKVAKGELTPVFFGSAINNFGVQTFLENFLTLAPAPTPRKSDKGDVTPTDSNFSGYVFKIQANMNPAHRDRIAFLRIVSGKFDRGMSVRHVRVGKDIKLSQPQQFLAQDRDIVQSAYPGDIVGLFDPGIFRIGDTLSGKGEFRFDELPTFSPELFSKVTVKNALKHKQYQKGLDQLAEEGTIQVFTSVGFEDIILGVVGQLQFEVFDYRMKHEYGVDIQMSRMNYQFARWIVGERIDPGKFRINSLLVKDSHGQYVALFENEYAMRTAMEKMPEIQFFATAP